In the Pseudanabaena sp. PCC 7367 genome, one interval contains:
- a CDS encoding sulfurtransferase TusA family protein has protein sequence MSESIAGSAPDPSPKPSPESSPSIDLRGVPCPLSFVRAKLRLEKVPPGQMVELWLDAGEAIEQVPNSLAIEGHKIHSLVERDRYYALTVERV, from the coding sequence ATGAGTGAATCAATCGCCGGATCAGCCCCTGATCCATCGCCTAAGCCATCGCCTGAATCATCCCCATCGATCGACCTGCGGGGTGTTCCCTGTCCGCTGAGTTTTGTGCGAGCAAAGCTGCGTCTGGAAAAAGTGCCCCCTGGTCAAATGGTGGAATTGTGGCTGGATGCTGGTGAAGCGATTGAACAAGTCCCGAACAGTCTGGCCATAGAGGGACATAAGATTCATTCCCTGGTTGAGCGCGATCGCTATTATGCGCTTACCGTTGAGCGGGTGTGA
- the rsgA gene encoding ribosome small subunit-dependent GTPase A → MSKPKTSKTLVGTVLAVQANFYRVSLLGEQDKATGLDLELLCIRRSRLKKIGQRVCVGDRVVVESPDWQGQRGAIGQVLSRRNLLARPPIANVDRALLMFALSDPEPDAYQLSRFLVNIEAQGLEICLALNKSDLVSPEFTQTWCDRLKSWGYAPIVISTSQQTNIEQLRRSLTQGITVVSGPSGVGKSSLINLLIPDLELRTAQVSARSGHGRHTTRHVELFDLNDCNHNLNLNLNLTPANPNHSHRDQPLPQQPSLIADTPGFTQPAIACSSIQLANCFPEIRAKLDHAPCQFNDCLHQAEPGCVVRGDWERYDHYCLLLAEILTQEAKQQAIANPDQSIKEMSGVGGQAQTEPRLQQKKYRRTSRRRQQQELEDLYQEELEER, encoded by the coding sequence GTGAGTAAGCCTAAGACCTCTAAGACCTTAGTTGGTACTGTGCTGGCGGTGCAGGCGAATTTCTATCGGGTTAGTCTGCTTGGCGAACAAGATAAGGCTACTGGTTTAGATCTTGAATTACTTTGTATTCGTCGCAGTAGACTCAAAAAAATTGGCCAGCGGGTTTGTGTGGGCGATCGGGTTGTGGTTGAATCCCCCGATTGGCAGGGACAACGGGGCGCAATTGGCCAGGTTTTAAGCAGGCGGAATTTGTTGGCGCGTCCACCGATCGCCAATGTCGATCGTGCCCTATTAATGTTTGCGCTCAGCGACCCCGAACCAGATGCCTATCAGCTCAGTCGTTTTTTGGTCAATATTGAGGCTCAGGGTCTAGAAATTTGCCTAGCCCTCAATAAAAGTGATCTGGTCAGCCCAGAATTTACCCAAACCTGGTGCGATCGGCTTAAAAGCTGGGGCTATGCTCCAATCGTGATCAGCACATCTCAGCAAACCAATATTGAACAACTGCGTCGATCGCTCACCCAAGGCATCACCGTGGTTTCGGGTCCCTCTGGGGTGGGTAAATCCAGCTTAATTAATCTACTCATCCCTGATCTAGAGCTGCGTACTGCCCAGGTATCAGCTCGATCGGGGCATGGCCGCCACACTACCCGCCATGTGGAATTATTCGACTTAAATGATTGCAATCATAATTTGAATTTAAATTTAAATTTAACTCCGGCCAACCCGAACCATTCCCATCGTGATCAACCGCTACCCCAACAACCCAGCTTGATCGCCGATACACCGGGTTTTACCCAACCAGCGATTGCCTGTAGCTCCATTCAACTGGCTAATTGTTTTCCTGAAATTAGGGCAAAACTAGACCATGCGCCCTGCCAATTTAATGATTGTCTGCATCAAGCAGAACCTGGCTGTGTAGTGCGGGGGGATTGGGAACGCTATGACCATTATTGTTTATTGCTGGCGGAAATTTTGACCCAGGAAGCCAAGCAACAGGCGATCGCTAATCCGGATCAAAGCATCAAAGAGATGAGTGGAGTAGGTGGCCAAGCGCAAACAGAGCCACGCCTGCAACAGAAAAAATATCGTCGCACCTCTCGCCGCCGCCAGCAGCAGGAATTAGAAGACCTGTATCAAGAAGAATTAGAAGAACGGTAG